The proteins below come from a single Euleptes europaea isolate rEulEur1 chromosome 5, rEulEur1.hap1, whole genome shotgun sequence genomic window:
- the LRRC3 gene encoding leucine-rich repeat-containing protein 3, producing MNSMFLAAGAFRPAPLLWSQALFCLLFCALSCYCTSCPQQCQCTNYSGETAVLCSASNLEEIPKDIPKDTMFLKLDANKITAVPNSTFRHLAHLQEIDLSKNAIEKIDSAAFKGVADGLRLLDLSGNHIQRIPKEALVNLNAMIRLSNNPWHCECTLQEVLWEVKLDPESVNEITCQTSVQEEYAGKPLLHILDSGINFCTMQQKTTDVAMFVTMFSWFTLVISYVVYYVRHNQEDTKKHLEYLKSLPSTRVPKETISTIL from the coding sequence ATGAACAGCATGTTTCTGGCAGCTGGGGCATTTAGGCCTGCACCGTTGCTGTGGTCTCAAGCTCTCTTCTGTCTCCTCTTCTGTGCCCTTTCCTGTTATTGTACTTCCTGCCCCCAGCAGTGTCAGTGCACCAACTACTCAGGAGAAACCGCTGTTCTGTGCAGCGCTAGCAACCTGGAAGAAATTCCAAAGGATATTCCCAAAGACACCATGTTCTTGAAGCTGGATGCTAATAAGATCACCGCAGTCCCAAACAGCACCTTCAGGCACCTTGCCCACTTACAAGAGATAGACCTCTCTAAAAATGCCATCGAGAAGATCGATTCTGCGGCATTCAAGGGAGTGGCTGATGGCCTGAGATTACTTGATCTCTCTGGCAACCACATTCAGAGAATCCCAAAGGAAGCCTTGGTCAACTTGAATGCCATGATTCGCCTTTCCAACAACCCTTGGCACTGTGAATGTACTTTGCAGGAGGTCTTGTGGGAAGTAAAACTAGATCCTGAATCGGTCAATGAGATCACCTGCCAAACATCTGTGCAAGAAGAGTACGCTGGAAAACCTCTGCTCCATATCCTTGATTCAGGCATCAACTTTTGCACCATGCAGCAGAAAACCACTGATGTAGCTATGTTCGTTACAATGTTCAGCTGGTTTACCTTGGTCATCAGCTATGTAGTGTACTATGTTCGCCACAACCAAGAGGACACAAAGAAGCACCTGGAATACCTAAAATCTCTTCCTAGCACACGGGTTCCTAAAGAGACCATCAGCACTATCCTGTAG
- the TSPEAR gene encoding thrombospondin-type laminin G domain and EAR repeat-containing protein: MSAVLLVWTVLLHLGTGQSLARGGKSWEHCTDLRPLDILSEVLPVNAVKNGIRMIQIQGARGFQFSAMRSHFLSFPASRILIYCDLFPEEFSIVFTLKAFHMQSKRNEYIFTILEENSDTLLLGLRYSRNKLHFLFWSRELSNGWQTQVTFRDVFLADNQWHTVVLAVSRNSFSLTVDCSIPTDVIVDVPFPASLTVTGSRFYVGSRRRRKGFFTGLLRQLVLLPGSDVTSRMCTGMNFNLAVLSIPKILQDLPVKPMGNELLKYPYEADMKVTLGSSPPCTKSESGQFWFNAAQKGLYLCNGNEWISLIEIKERLDYLEEYQSFATNSETMGIAVFIIPKVGLFAATANRYTPPGSAIYKWTDEKFVAYQNLPTYQAQSWEFFTVGKKIFLAVANFAQNERGLELSVIYKWNYRKEKFVTYQRISTHGARDWEAFVIDGEAFLAVANHRKGNNHNIDSVIYRWNSRTGLFETNQTIPTSGAYDWEFFTIGPYSFLVVANTFNGTSTRLYSHIYIWLSGAFQLFQSILTFGAADWEVFRIQDRVFLAVANSHSYDSGTVAPNNYYAINSSIYELNITAQKFVKFQDILTYSALDWEFFSVGEDYFLVVANSFDGATFSVNSIIYRWQGYEGFVAVHHLPTFGCRDWEAFNTTAGSYLVYSSAKEPLSRVLKLKTL; encoded by the exons ACCTACGTCCCTTGGATATTCTTTCTGAAGTGCTTCCTGTGAATGCGGTGAAGAATGGAATACGGATGATCCAAATCCAAGGGGCACGTGGCTTTCAGTTCTCTGCAATGCGCTCCCACTTCCTCAGTTTTCCAGCATCACGGATTTTAATTTACTGTGATCTCTTCCCAGAGGAGTTTTCCATTGTGTtcaccctgaaagctttccatatgCAATCCAAG AGAAATGAATATATCTTTACCATTTTGGAGGAAAACAGTGACACTTTGCTGCTTGGACTCCGGTATTCACGGAATAAACTTCACTTCCTCTTCTGGAGCAGAGAGCTCTCCAATGGCTGGCAGACACAGGTCACCTTCCGGGATGTATTTTTGGCAGACAATCAGTGGCACACGGTGGTGCTGGCAGTATCTAGAAATTCCTTCTCTCTCACTGTGGACTGCAGCATCCCCACAGATGT GATTGTGGATGTTCCTTTCCCTGCATCCTTGACTGTGACAGGATCCCGCTTTTATGTAggaagcagaaggagaagaaaaggtttCTTTACT GGCTTATTAAGGCAGCTAGTCCTCTTGCCAGGATCTGATGTTACCTCACGGATGTGCACTGGCATGAACTTTAATCTAGCAGTgctctccatccccaaaatactTCAGGATCTCCCCGTGAAACCAATGGGAAATGAGCTGCTGAAATACCCTTACG AAGCAGACATGAAGGTGACTTTGGGGTCCAGCCCTCCCTGCACCAAGAGTGAAAGTGGCCAGTTCTGGTTTAATGCTGCTCAGAAAGGACTGTATCTTTGTAACGGAAATGAGTGGATTTCCTTGATAGAAA TCAAAGAAAGATTGGACTATCTGGAAGAATATCAGAGTTTTGCTACAAATTCTGAAACAATGGGTATTGCAGTCTTTATTATTCCCAAGGTGGGACTCTTTGCAGCAACTGCTAATCGGTACACTCCTCCTGGCTCAGCCATCTACAAATGGACTGATGAGAAATTTGTAGCTTACCAAAATCTTCCCACCTACCAAGCCCAATCCTGGGAATTCTTCACTGTTGGGAAAAAG ATTTTCCTTGCAGTGGCTAATTTTGCACAGAATGAAAGGGGCCTGGAGCTCTCGGTAATTTACAAGTGGAACTACAGAAAAGAGAAATTTGTCACATACCAGAGGATCTCAACACATGGTGCTAGAGACTGGGAGGCATTTGTCATCGATGGAGAAGCCTTCCTAGCAGTGGCTAATCACAGAAAAG GGAATAACCACAATATAGACAGTGTAATATATAGGTGGAACTCCAGAACTGGACTTTTTGAAACCAACCAGACCATTCCTACCTCAGGAGCCTACGACTGGGAATTTTTCACCATTGGGCCTTATTCCTTCCTTGTGGTGGCCAACACATTTAATGGAACATCCACCAGACTCTACTCTCACATCTACATTTGGCTCAGTGGAGCCTTCCAGCTCTTCCAGTCAATCTTG ACTTTTGGTGCTGCTGACTGGGAGGTTTTTCGCATCCAAgacagagtcttccttgctgtGGCAAACAGTCACAGCTATGACAGTGGAACTGTTGCCCCAAACAACTACTACGCCATCAATTCCTCCATCTATGAACTTAACATCACTGCACAGAAGTTTGTCAAGTTCCAGGATATTCTTACTTACAG TGCTCTGGACTGGGAGTTCTTTTCAGTGGGAGAAGATTACTTTTTGGTGGTAGCAAATTCCTTTGATGGTGCAACCTTCTCTGTAAACAGTATTATTTACAG ATGGCAAGGGTATGAAGGGTTTGTAGCAGTTCACCATCTTCCAACATTTGGCTGCAGGGACTGGGAAGCCTTCAACACTACAGCTGGCTCTTACCTCGTGTATTCCAGTGCAAAAGAACCACTCTCCAGAGTGCTGAAGCTGAAAACCCTTTGA